The Xiphophorus hellerii strain 12219 chromosome 5, Xiphophorus_hellerii-4.1, whole genome shotgun sequence genome window below encodes:
- the LOC116720350 gene encoding calcium-binding mitochondrial carrier protein SCaMC-3-like isoform X1: MTTQRSTWILKVQCQEDQHFVPDEERRKHWAELFEQLDLNKDGRIDMLELQAGLAHKGLSNGCLQKIVETGDTNQDGVLDFEEFVEYLHNHEKQLQVMFHHVDRNKDGWIDVEEIQDCLHTIGVNVSPEDATRILLSMDKDGTMTINWSEWRDYFLFKHLNDMEDVARFWKRSMILDTGEQLTVPEEFSEAQKKSGYMWRQLMAGVMAGSVSRTGTAPLDRLKVFRQVHGSSEFRGSALSGFKYMLNEGGPWSLWRGNGVNVLKIAPETAIKFSTYEQIKSVMRGHDETRTLRVHERFVAGSLAGATAQTVIYPMEVLKTRLNLRKTGQFKGIADCAKQILQREGAAAFYKGYVPNMLSIVPYAGIDLAVYETLKLAWLNRNTGLSDPGVMVLLGCGAVSSTCGMLASYPLALIRTRMQAQASVKGSPKLSMLSLLRNIVTQEGIAGLYRGISPNLLKIVPAVSVSYVVYEYMRIMLGMDFEGRREGKGHG, encoded by the exons ATGACAACCCAGCGGTCGACTTGGATCCTGAAGGTGCAGTGTCAGGAAGATCAACACTTTGTTCCAGATGAGGAGAGAAGGAAGCACTGGGCTGAGCTGTTCGAACAGCTGGACCTCAACAAAGATGGACGCATTGACATGCTGGAGCTGCAGGCGGGGCTGGCACACAAAGGGCTCTCCAACGGCTGCCTGCAGAAG ATTGTAGAGACCGGGGACACCAACCAAGACGGAGTCCTGGACTTTGAGGAGTTCGTCGAGTATCTTCACAACCACGAGAAGCAACTTCAAGTCATGTTTCACCATGTGGACAGAAACAAAGACG GTTGGATTGATGTGGAAGAGATTCAGGACTGTCTGCACACCATCGGTGTGAATGTTAGCCCTGAAGATGCTACCAGGATTCTGCTAAG TATGGACAAGGATGGCACCATGACGATTAACTGGAGTGAGTGGCGCGACTACTTCCTGTTCAAACACCTGAACGACATGGAGGATGTGGCTCGGTTCTGGAAGCGTTCAATG ATATTGGACACAGGCGAGCAGCTGACAGTCCCAGAGGAGTTTTCAGAAGCGCAGAAGAAGTCTGGCTATATGTGGCGGCAGCTGATGGCGGGAGTCATGGCTGGATCTGTGTCCCGAACCGGAACCGCTCCACTGGACCGCCTCAAAGTCTTCAGACAA GTACACGGCTCCTCTGAATTTAGAGGCAGCGCTCTGAGCGGGTTTAAGTACATGCTGAACGAGGGAGGACCATGGTCTCTGTGGAGAGGCAACGGAGTCAATGTCCTGAAAATCGCCCCTGAGACTGCCATCAAATTCTCCACTTATGAACAG ATCAAGAGTGTGATGCGCGGTCATGATGAAACAAGAACTCTGAGGGTTCATGAGAGGTTTGTCGCCGGCTCTTTGGCTGGAGCAACAGCTCAGACAGTCATTTACCCGATGGAG GTGCTGAAGACGCGACTCAATCTCAGAAAAACGGGTCAGTTCAAAGGAATAGCAGACTGCGCCAAACAGATCCTGCAGCGGGAAGGCGCTGCGGCCTTCTACAAGGGCTACGTCCCCAACATGCTGAGCATCGTCCCTTATGCTGGTATTGACCTGGCCGTGTATGAG ACGCTCAAACTTGCATGGCTGAACCGGAACACGGGCTTGTCTGACCCGGGGGTGATGGTGTTGTTGGGATGCGGCGCAGTCTCCAGTACATGCGGGATGCTTGCGAGTTACCCGCTGGCGCTGATCCGCACACGCATGCAAGCACAAG CTTCAGTGAAAGGATCCCCTAAACTTTCAATGCTGTCCTTGCTCCGCAACATTGTTACGCAAGAGGGCATCGCCGGACTTTACCGAGGAATCTCCCCCAACCTGCTAAAGATCGTCCCGGCCGTGAGCGTGTCCTACGTCGTCTATGAGTACATGAGAATAATGCTAGGAATGGACTTCGAGGGTAGGAGGGAAGGGAAGGGGCATGGGTAG
- the LOC116720350 gene encoding calcium-binding mitochondrial carrier protein SCaMC-3-like isoform X2, producing the protein MTTQRSTWILKVQCQEDQHFVPDEERRKHWAELFEQLDLNKDGRIDMLELQAGLAHKGLSNGCLQKIVETGDTNQDGVLDFEEFVEYLHNHEKQLQVMFHHVDRNKDGWIDVEEIQDCLHTIGVNVSPEDATRILLSMDKDGTMTINWSEWRDYFLFKHLNDMEDVARFWKRSMILDTGEQLTVPEEFSEAQKKSGYMWRQLMAGVMAGSVSRTGTAPLDRLKVFRQVHGSSEFRGSALSGFKYMLNEGGPWSLWRGNGVNVLKIAPETAIKFSTYEQIKSVMRGHDETRTLRVHERFVAGSLAGATAQTVIYPMEVLKTRLNLRKTGQFKGIADCAKQILQREGAAAFYKGYVPNMLSIVPYAGIDLAVYETLKLAWLNRNTGLSDPGVMVLLGCGAVSSTCGMLASYPLALIRTRMQAQASVKGSPKLSMLSLLRNIVTQEGIAGLYRGISPNLLKIVPAVSVSYVVYEYMRIMLGMDFEGGE; encoded by the exons ATGACAACCCAGCGGTCGACTTGGATCCTGAAGGTGCAGTGTCAGGAAGATCAACACTTTGTTCCAGATGAGGAGAGAAGGAAGCACTGGGCTGAGCTGTTCGAACAGCTGGACCTCAACAAAGATGGACGCATTGACATGCTGGAGCTGCAGGCGGGGCTGGCACACAAAGGGCTCTCCAACGGCTGCCTGCAGAAG ATTGTAGAGACCGGGGACACCAACCAAGACGGAGTCCTGGACTTTGAGGAGTTCGTCGAGTATCTTCACAACCACGAGAAGCAACTTCAAGTCATGTTTCACCATGTGGACAGAAACAAAGACG GTTGGATTGATGTGGAAGAGATTCAGGACTGTCTGCACACCATCGGTGTGAATGTTAGCCCTGAAGATGCTACCAGGATTCTGCTAAG TATGGACAAGGATGGCACCATGACGATTAACTGGAGTGAGTGGCGCGACTACTTCCTGTTCAAACACCTGAACGACATGGAGGATGTGGCTCGGTTCTGGAAGCGTTCAATG ATATTGGACACAGGCGAGCAGCTGACAGTCCCAGAGGAGTTTTCAGAAGCGCAGAAGAAGTCTGGCTATATGTGGCGGCAGCTGATGGCGGGAGTCATGGCTGGATCTGTGTCCCGAACCGGAACCGCTCCACTGGACCGCCTCAAAGTCTTCAGACAA GTACACGGCTCCTCTGAATTTAGAGGCAGCGCTCTGAGCGGGTTTAAGTACATGCTGAACGAGGGAGGACCATGGTCTCTGTGGAGAGGCAACGGAGTCAATGTCCTGAAAATCGCCCCTGAGACTGCCATCAAATTCTCCACTTATGAACAG ATCAAGAGTGTGATGCGCGGTCATGATGAAACAAGAACTCTGAGGGTTCATGAGAGGTTTGTCGCCGGCTCTTTGGCTGGAGCAACAGCTCAGACAGTCATTTACCCGATGGAG GTGCTGAAGACGCGACTCAATCTCAGAAAAACGGGTCAGTTCAAAGGAATAGCAGACTGCGCCAAACAGATCCTGCAGCGGGAAGGCGCTGCGGCCTTCTACAAGGGCTACGTCCCCAACATGCTGAGCATCGTCCCTTATGCTGGTATTGACCTGGCCGTGTATGAG ACGCTCAAACTTGCATGGCTGAACCGGAACACGGGCTTGTCTGACCCGGGGGTGATGGTGTTGTTGGGATGCGGCGCAGTCTCCAGTACATGCGGGATGCTTGCGAGTTACCCGCTGGCGCTGATCCGCACACGCATGCAAGCACAAG CTTCAGTGAAAGGATCCCCTAAACTTTCAATGCTGTCCTTGCTCCGCAACATTGTTACGCAAGAGGGCATCGCCGGACTTTACCGAGGAATCTCCCCCAACCTGCTAAAGATCGTCCCGGCCGTGAGCGTGTCCTACGTCGTCTATGAGTACATGAGAATAATGCTAGGAATGGACTTCGAGG GTGGGGAATAG
- the LOC116720350 gene encoding calcium-binding mitochondrial carrier protein SCaMC-3-like isoform X3, with protein sequence MWRQLMAGVMAGSVSRTGTAPLDRLKVFRQVHGSSEFRGSALSGFKYMLNEGGPWSLWRGNGVNVLKIAPETAIKFSTYEQIKSVMRGHDETRTLRVHERFVAGSLAGATAQTVIYPMEVLKTRLNLRKTGQFKGIADCAKQILQREGAAAFYKGYVPNMLSIVPYAGIDLAVYETLKLAWLNRNTGLSDPGVMVLLGCGAVSSTCGMLASYPLALIRTRMQAQASVKGSPKLSMLSLLRNIVTQEGIAGLYRGISPNLLKIVPAVSVSYVVYEYMRIMLGMDFEGRREGKGHG encoded by the exons ATGTGGCGGCAGCTGATGGCGGGAGTCATGGCTGGATCTGTGTCCCGAACCGGAACCGCTCCACTGGACCGCCTCAAAGTCTTCAGACAA GTACACGGCTCCTCTGAATTTAGAGGCAGCGCTCTGAGCGGGTTTAAGTACATGCTGAACGAGGGAGGACCATGGTCTCTGTGGAGAGGCAACGGAGTCAATGTCCTGAAAATCGCCCCTGAGACTGCCATCAAATTCTCCACTTATGAACAG ATCAAGAGTGTGATGCGCGGTCATGATGAAACAAGAACTCTGAGGGTTCATGAGAGGTTTGTCGCCGGCTCTTTGGCTGGAGCAACAGCTCAGACAGTCATTTACCCGATGGAG GTGCTGAAGACGCGACTCAATCTCAGAAAAACGGGTCAGTTCAAAGGAATAGCAGACTGCGCCAAACAGATCCTGCAGCGGGAAGGCGCTGCGGCCTTCTACAAGGGCTACGTCCCCAACATGCTGAGCATCGTCCCTTATGCTGGTATTGACCTGGCCGTGTATGAG ACGCTCAAACTTGCATGGCTGAACCGGAACACGGGCTTGTCTGACCCGGGGGTGATGGTGTTGTTGGGATGCGGCGCAGTCTCCAGTACATGCGGGATGCTTGCGAGTTACCCGCTGGCGCTGATCCGCACACGCATGCAAGCACAAG CTTCAGTGAAAGGATCCCCTAAACTTTCAATGCTGTCCTTGCTCCGCAACATTGTTACGCAAGAGGGCATCGCCGGACTTTACCGAGGAATCTCCCCCAACCTGCTAAAGATCGTCCCGGCCGTGAGCGTGTCCTACGTCGTCTATGAGTACATGAGAATAATGCTAGGAATGGACTTCGAGGGTAGGAGGGAAGGGAAGGGGCATGGGTAG